From Ictalurus punctatus breed USDA103 chromosome 26, Coco_2.0, whole genome shotgun sequence:
CCGGCCCTTTGTATCATGGACACAGAGATCATCAGAACCGTCCTGATTAAAGAGTGTTACTCTCTCTTCACCAACCACAGAGTGAGATCACTCTCTTACACTTaacactgacagacagacagagagagagacagatggagagacagacagataggtggACTGGGGTGTACATGGTTCCGAGTAGCATAACAATGTTTACtgttattaattaaatgtttgtaCTGCTgcatgaatttatttaaaagtattattttattttattaataaataaaaaattcttaaTGGATAAATTACAGTAATAAATCCTTACACGTTaaagggttggggttaggtgaAAGGGTtaggtaaaaaaacaacaatactttgacaaatctgttcttTCAGCAGCATAAAACCAAAGTGATTATAAATACTATTAACATCACATCAAACTACTGGATATTTAACGATGATTGAGTTTAACATCTAGTTTTTATGACTTTTGCACAGAGTTTTCCTCTAAACGGTCCTCTGCATGACACCGTGTTCATGGCTGAGGACGAGGACTGGAAGAGAATCAGGAGTGTTCTCTCTCCATCATTCACCAGTGGCAGActgaaagaggtgtgtgtgtctgtgtgtgtatgtgtgtttgtgtttgtgggaTTTTGTGGGATGATGGAATGAAAGGATCAGGGGGTTTGGCTTTGTGGTGCATCAGCTGGTATGTTTAGCACTAGCTTTCTTGCCGCACCACTCAGGTGTCGTACTGCTCTTGCAAATACAAGATggcctaacactaaccctaaccctgactgTAACCCTAGGGGAAGGAGCACTGGCATCTAGGAGATACTGCATATCTCCTATCTAGtgaatgaatattaatataGCATGGTCTCTGATTTCAGTTCATGAGTTTATGtgagcactctctctctctctctctctctctctctctctctctctctctctgtgaccttTTTCTCGTCTCCTCAACAACCAATATCACAGTaatatgtctttctctcttagtTTCTCTTATCTTGTAAAAACATGCCACCGCTCTCGTTTCATCGTATGTGGTGTACCCATGGCCCACCGTTTTTACCTCGACTGATGAGAACACTGTTGCTGAGACATATGACTGTATGATGATTTGTGTCTAAGCAATAAGAATTAAAGCTATTGTctgatatacatatatatcatcTCGTGATGGTGTGACGGAGGTTTTATTCTCATCCTGATcaatttcacattttatattttgtgcaTCTTCAAAAGCATCTTCATTGTGCATTTTCTAACGGTTTACtggtgtcagaagtgggattccCAGGTGGAGGTAAGAATATTTTCTTTGATTATGTAAGGTTTGCTTCCATGTGGGAATCCTAGTCATCTCAATAGTGATTATGGGCTGTTATTACCTGGCCTATGGTGTTTTCTATAGGAAACTGTGGCATGTGACTCTGGTTTTTGTTGTACCCTGGAGGCGAGGTGAGACATGCATCTGCTCCAAGGGCAATTCTTCAATGGTATTGGGTCACTCTGTTTGTGATATTAACGAAGACGTCTTAAGCGTGACGTCTCTAGCAAATTTCACATCTTAAAATTTCAACTTCATCAAAAGATTTTCTAACACTAGTCATTATCAGCTCTTATCAGAACATTATCAGATTTTATCAGATCTATCTTGCTCTGACTGACCACATTGCCACTAAACACCTGAACTTTTTACTTGGTGTGTCTATGTGAAGCCGTAGTGAGAAATGTATGGCAGTACTGCTGACTTATGAGGCCAGGAGGTAGGGCAGGACGTGGTTGACCAGAGGTGAATGATAAATGGGTGGGCCTGGGGCGGTCTGACTCACTGTGATTATTAGCCGGAGCTGGTGTTTGAGCCATGTGAGTTGTAAAGTACTGTGTGGGTACCGACCCAGTATCTGTGGATTAATGGGGACTGTCTTAATTTGGATATGTTTGTAGATATCAGTCTTACAGGCCATACTGTATGTGCTCCAGTACATTCTATTCTTTCCAAGAACACTTTTGGGCCTACCACCTCCAGCTTTGGCCACGTTGAGCTTTGGCTCCCTGACTAACTGACTCCCTGGCACTCCTCCGTATTGGGCAGCTGGTTTTGTCAGATGATGGAATTAAAGGATCAGGGAGCTTGGATTTGCGGTGGATCAGCTGGTAGCATTGTTTATTAGTTGTTTCTGTTTGGACACTGGAAAAAtaatactgtgtgtatgtaaatttatAGATCACTATTTAGTGACCGTGTCTAACAGTCCATCACCTTACATTAACAGTGGATGTTATTTCCTGTTTCTCAGATGTTTGGAATCATGAAGTCTCATTCTCGCTCGTTGGTTGAAAATCTGCAGAAGACGTCAGAACGAGGAGAATCAGCAGATATTaaagagtaaataaatacacgcTGATGCAGCACATGACTCACACCAGATCAGTGTTGTGTTGCTTTGATTTGATGgtgtttttgatcattttaggtTTTTCGGAGCGTACAGTATGGATGTGTTGACGAGCTCATTGTTTAGTGTCGATATCGACTCCCTGAACAACCCCAAAGATCCCTTCGTATCCAACATCAAGAAAATGCTGAAGTTTAGCTTATTCAACCCTCTGTTACTCATTTTCGGTAATTTATTGATTTGAGATTAATATTAATTCACAATATAATAAGACAAACCAAATTCCAGACATGTAATATCCAGATCTTCATCTTttacattctttttcttttttctaataGTGTTGTTCCCCTTTATCGGGCCAGTGTTGGAGAAAATGGATTTTGCGGTTTTCCCGACCGCGGTGACTGATTTCTTTTACGCCTCCCTGCAAAAGATCAAGTCTGAACGTGTGGCTCAAGATCATAAGGTactaaaaatacataaaacccTTTACACACTTTAGACACTACTGAggttttattgtgtttgtgtctctgaCTTTCTGCAGAGACGAGTGGACTTCATGCAGCTGATGATCGATTCTCAGAAATCAGAAAAAGACGATCAGAACGGCAAAGAGACAAACAAAGGTATTTTCCTCTAGTAAAAAAATCTCTCAGTCAATATCATTATTCtgttcttctgttctgttctgagaTAATGGAGGTCATGAAGATCAATTCTATACAAATTAATTATGATGAAGCAAAGCCGCAAATCGAAATAACTTCACTCAATACGGTGCAGGAAGTCTCTCCAGTTCTCTACTTTCCAATCTTTTCCTTTGTTCCCAGGAAGATAACATTTTGGTTCTGATGTGCAAAACAAGTGAACAAATCTTAAAATACTAGCAGCACTGGTTTTGAGTGTTCCATTTCTACTGGGGATTTATTTGGTTTTGTTGATTTAATTCCGTAGGGCTCGGCTTGGATTACAGAGAAATGGAAGAGATTGTTCTTGACCAATCGGGATAAAGCATGACAAAGTTCAgaaattcagtgtgtgtgtgatagtgaaTGGATTTGAAAAGAGAGATCTGACATCAGATAAAAGCAGAGAAGACAGAAGTAGAATGTAGTAGAACAGAAATGTGCATCAGTGAATGTAGAACTCAAAACTCTAAAACAGGCAACGTGAATCAGATCACATGAATCGGGTCATAGGTCTAAAATCAGGCCAGAGCATCCTCATGCatgatttatttgtgtgtgtgtgtgtgtgtgtgtgtgttttatgtctgAAGGTCTAAATGATCATGAGATCCTGTCCCAGTCCATGATGTTCATCTTTGCTGGTTATGAGACGAGCAGCAGCACGCTGACGTTTCTCTTCTACAATCTGGCCAGTAATCCAGACACGATGAAGAAACTACAGGAAGAAATCGATGAAACTTTCCCCAATAAGGTGATTGGCTCAAGTTCTAAAGTTATGAAACATGTTTAGAAACGATACAGAGTTGACACAGAGACTCTGGCTGTTTCAGTCTCACTTATCCATGTCTTGTCTTTTGGTTTTCAGGCCGAAGTTGATTATGACGCTGTCATGAACATGGATTATCTGGACGCTGTGATGAACGAGTCGCTCAGGTTGTACCCAGTTTCTGTTCGTCTTGAAAGAGTCTGCAAGAAAACTGTTGAGATAAATGGCCTTACCATCCCAAAGGACACCACCATCTTCGTCCCCACTTACGCCCTACACAGGGACCCTGAACACTGGCCTGATCCAGAGACCTTCAATCCTGAGAGGTACGAAGCAATCTTTCAAGAACAGTGATGGGAAATTATTTTTCTCGAATGTAATTAATTTCTCAAACAAGATTTCACTGGTCCACCATTTTAGAAATTGACTAGCCCTATTAGAACAGGATTAGTTTCTCTGAGTCTTTTACACATCTCCTCCATGATGAAGCTCGCTCCAGCAGGCAACTTAACCTAAGGCAGGAAGAACAAGGCTCtgcaggttgtttttttttatgatcctGATTAATTGCAGTCATTTATTATGCAGCATCTACTGTTTGAGGAACTTACAATACAACtctgttcatttatttccataaaacatccgggttatgcatgtaaccctgttccctgagaaggaaaCAAGACGTTGCATGAGCTCCACGCTCTGGGAAGCACCCTCGCATGTGACCGATATCTGAAGCTTGactaacatcatgcctatttatgggcccgccatgatcaggtgacgtggcaattaagcacgtcatGTGATATATAAAGACTCTATTATCTAAAgcaaagatgcaattcacatgcaccagtatgacaaagctatgcaacatctcgttcaGTTCTCAGGGACATTTACAATACATGCATAATCCagaagttccctttcaaagggaactcaacgttgcatgagctCCACCCTGTGGGAATGacaatacccactccatcatactgagggcatgGCCTGTATAGAAAGatccaagcccgagggtcactgcaagacactcgagcccagggtggaatgtataaccaggctgtaatatcgaatgaatatGTGTGGCGTAGACAACCccgcagcagcacacacatcctataaggataccccgttggacaaagcctttgaggaggcgacccccctagtggaatgagcccttatgcccaaaGGCATAGATAGACCGCAAGCCTCAAAAGCGATAGAGAGTGTTTCCACTATcgaattagagatgcgctgttTCAACACAGAATCACCTCTACCAAGCAGagcagcagctgctccaacttatgccactggctggagcggtggatgtaagcacagagagcccttactgtaCACAGTAGGGCtatttctcttgttccagtgtgaggaatggaggagggcagaaagcctgcaacactactggctgggcagcagacgtaCGAACtctaggaatataatccagcctaggatataggCAGGCCTTGGGTAATCCAGGGGCatagtcaaggcaggaaggtgcaacagagagcttgtagatctcctacttgcttgagagatgtcaggaccagcagaagagctacctttagagtcagaagcttctctgaggctgactctaaggggttaaatggggcacctgacagaccttccaagaccaaaAAAAGGTCCCAGGATGGGCTGCAGATCGGTCTCAGCCGCCTGATGCcacacataaacctcgaagttagaggatgttgccccacagaggctacATCAATAGGgccacaagacaaaaaaatcgccacttgagcgcatacaatttcctcagggatggtgctctagcattcaacatggtctctaaaATCTCAATtgcgagaccagaatctatgagctggtgcccctcaggggccagacccacagtttccatagttccggccgagggtgataaatcagccctctggcttgagacagcagatccctgcggatgggaatctcccaaggagtgttGTCcggcagggatattatctctgagaaccatattcaagctggccaataaggtgctactagcagcagacgtagacagtcttggcgaactcttgctagaacttgtgggagcagagcaatctaAAGCCTAAATCTTACGCATTTTAAGCATATCAAAATTACTGCCACAATTAGTAAATCTACTACAATCCCCCATATTGTTTCAGGTTCACTCAGGAGAATAAGAAGAGCATCGAGCAGTATGCGTACATGCCGTTTGGTTTAGGACCCAGAAACTGCATCGGGATGAGGTTTGCCCTTGTGGCCATGAAGCTGGCTGTTCTTGAGATACTGCAGAAATTCGACATCAGTCTTTCTGAGGAAACGAAGGTCAGGATCTTCTATCATTAATCTGTTTAATGTCACC
This genomic window contains:
- the LOC108258764 gene encoding cytochrome P450 3A27 — translated: MAYWWSFSAETWALIVILISLILLYGYWPHSFFKRLGVPGPKPVPFIGNLLEYRKGFHNFDMECFQKYGRVWGIYDARQPALCIMDTEIIRTVLIKECYSLFTNHRSFPLNGPLHDTVFMAEDEDWKRIRSVLSPSFTSGRLKEMFGIMKSHSRSLVENLQKTSERGESADIKEFFGAYSMDVLTSSLFSVDIDSLNNPKDPFVSNIKKMLKFSLFNPLLLIFVLFPFIGPVLEKMDFAVFPTAVTDFFYASLQKIKSERVAQDHKRRVDFMQLMIDSQKSEKDDQNGKETNKGLNDHEILSQSMMFIFAGYETSSSTLTFLFYNLASNPDTMKKLQEEIDETFPNKAEVDYDAVMNMDYLDAVMNESLRLYPVSVRLERVCKKTVEINGLTIPKDTTIFVPTYALHRDPEHWPDPETFNPERFTQENKKSIEQYAYMPFGLGPRNCIGMRFALVAMKLAVLEILQKFDISLSEETKVPLELNTIGLLAPKHPVKLKLTPRKISNSNHITS